Proteins from a single region of Budorcas taxicolor isolate Tak-1 chromosome 11, Takin1.1, whole genome shotgun sequence:
- the LOC128056888 gene encoding putative olfactory receptor 2B8, translating to MERANDSAFSGFILLGFSNQPQLETALFVVILIIYFLSCLGNGAIILLSTMDPHLHTPMYFFLSNLSFMDLCLTTCTVPQTLANFKGKDKAITYGGCVTQLFIALGLGGVECVLLSVMAYDRYVAVCRPLHYMVIVHPQLCLQLVVTAWLTGFGNSVVQTALTMTLPLCGKKQVDHFFCEVPVMLKLACTNTSVNEAELFAVSVFFLVVPLSLILVSYGHITRAVLKIKSAQGRQKAFGTCGSHLMVVIIFFGTLISMYLQPPSSYSQDVNKSIALFYTLLTPLLNPLIYTLRNKEVKGALRRQMRRILDLRQS from the coding sequence ATGGAAAGAGCTAACGACAGCGCCTTCTCTGGGTTCATTCTCCTGGGCTTCTCCAACCAGCCCCAGCTGGAAACGGCTCTCTTTGTGGTCATCCTGATCATCTACTTCTTGAGCTGCTTAGGCAATGGCGCCATTATACTTTTGTCAACCATGGATCCTCACCTCCACACCCctatgtacttcttcctctccaatcTCTCTTTTATGGATCTCTGTTTGACTACTTGCACTGTCCCTCAGACCCTGGCCAACTTTAAGGGGAAGGACAAGGCCATCACCTAtggtggctgtgtgacccagctCTTCATTGCCTTGGGACTTGGGGGAGTAGAGTGTGTCCTCCTGTCTGTCATGGCCTATGACCGGTATGTAGCTGTGTGCCGTCCCCTCCACTACATGGTGATCGTGCATCCCCAGCTTTGCTTGCAGCTGGTTGTAACTGCTTGGCTTACAGGCTTTGGCAATTCTGTAGTCCAGACAGCACTGACCATGACTCTTCCCCTCTGTGGTAAAAAACAAGTGGACCATTTCTTCTGTGAAGTTCCAGTGATGCTGAAACTGGCCTGCACCAACACCTCTGTCAATGAGGCTGAACTCTTTGCTGTCAGTGTGTTCTTCTTGGTGGTGCCCCTATCACTCATCTTAGTATCCTACGGTCACATTACCCGTGCAGTCCTGAAAATAAAGTCGGCCCAAGGGAGACAGAAGGCTTTTGGAACCTGTGGTTCTCACCTAATGGtagtgattattttctttgggaCGCTCATCTCCATGTACCTTCAGCCTCCTTCCAGCTATTCACAGGATGTGAACAAAAGCATTGCACTCTTCTATACTCTGCTGACTCCCCTGCTTAATCCCCTGATTTACACTTTGAGAAACAAGGAAGTCAAAGGGGCACTAAGGAGACAAATGAGGAGAATCCTAGACTTGAGACAGAGTTAA